A section of the Carya illinoinensis cultivar Pawnee chromosome 12, C.illinoinensisPawnee_v1, whole genome shotgun sequence genome encodes:
- the LOC122289766 gene encoding E3 ubiquitin-protein ligase HOS1-like — MDRRLNGPTVLSAATRLSPPQPNYHSRAVREALEHLASIDLFELCNEAKVEHCRATRDLRSCGRYVHNTLISCGHASLCEECSQRCDLCPICRIPLPKNGNRLRLRLYYECIQAGLISKRADERFQEMEDGDKQLTADVQRLYSLFDVALENNLVSLICHYITDVCMDESAVSSDPVIAFLLDEVVVKDWCKRTFRNITTELQEIYNIEVEGMRSRLSLLLKFSVQLAAICNVLEVLESSFKGTLSAQLHDLHRLQENILKTKQHMEIMMWCIRHQFLENVRSRHTDFMSWCSLVRERKSAAIKRSWPDAVNYSAEPSGQDGSLFIEDALLNLDTEQGNTEETAEELEAASLLKSGVLSILQCKIGGVAGCYPFENLRTAVDILFLCGSSDLVVAKQAILLYYLFDRHWEMPDETWRHFVEDFAATFSITRHSLLESLVFYLLDDHTDEALQEACRLIPEISGPTTHPKIAQVFLERNNPDAALMVLRWSGCDGGFQMKPVSLSEAVTAVQVRVECGLLTEAFTHQRMLCTKVKEKKLKHVPSGNASDDFEGEFRNWEKWVEILVTEICCLCIRRNLVDRMIELPWNSDEEKHIHKCLLDFTYEDPSITTGNLLVVYYLQRYRYTEAYLVDLKLKTLEQEFVSKNSVGEEVLSRMRSAIDWRGRLIDRCMELLPEVQRQLVKSGKLPEIAVSSGEEVIVPAKSDITDVQEPTSTSILIPSFTDSSLCRGMDHMTPPLRPSAFVTPRRLHGSFNNHRSELVKHDTPSILHGRGLRPIGSTNKDSKLDVTVTPETHRVSPMNVSPLREINKAYFGNLQDASPEMEHSVFINQFQNTYRVSSNRKGTPGSNHGLFKDSAGGLNTNLSGKRIQSDRDYRLWNAVSSDDQMEFSRSHGEKSFAAADRTMNSGPRWRSDETSDEEEEQSPGGSMGMSYQTTPSRRIRRSRLTKR; from the exons ATGGACCGGAGACTCAACGGCCCAACCGTACTTTCCGCTGCCACAAGATTGTCTCCTCCGCAACCTAACTACCATAGTCGAGCTGTTCGG GAAGCACTGGAACACTTGGCATCCATTGACCTGTTTGAGTTGTGCAATGAAGCAAAAGTTGAACATTGTCGAGCAACTAGAGACTTGAGAAGCTGTGGACGCTACGTACACAATACTTTGATCTCCTGTGGACATGCCTCTTTATGTGAAGAGTGTAGTCAAAGGTGTGATCTTTGCCCCATATGTAGAATCCCACTGCCAAAGAATGGTAATAGACTGCGGCTCCGCCTTTACTATGAGTGCATACAGGCTGGCCTCATCTCCAAAAGAGCTGATGAGAGATTTCAAGAGATGGAAGATGGGGACAAGCAACTAACTGCTGATGTCCAACGCCTCTATTCTTTGTTTGATGTTGCCCTGGAGAATAACTTAGTTTCTTTGATTTGCCATT ATATAACAGATGTTTGTATGGATGAAAGTGCTGTGTCTAGTGATCCTGTCATTGCTTTCTTGTTGGATGAAGTGGTTGTCAAGGATTGGTGCAAGAGGACTTTCAGAAACATCACAACAGAACTTCAAGAAATTT ATAATATTGAAGTGGAAGGTATGAGATCTAGGTTGAGTTTGCTACTTAAGTTTTCTGTCCAGCTGGCTGCCATATGCAATGTGCTTGAAGTTTTGGAGTCATCTTTTAAGGGCACTCTTTCAGCACAGCTTCATGACTTGCACCGCCTTCAAGAGAACATATTAAAGACAAAGCAG CATATGGAGATAATGATGTGGTGCATAAGACATCAATTTCTGGAGAATGTGAGATCTCGACATACTGATTTCATGTCATGGTGTTCGCTTGTCCGTGAACGGAAATCAGCTGCAATTAAGCGATCGTGGCCTGATGCAGTAAATTACTCTGCAGAGCCTTCTGGACAGGATGGTTCCTTGTTCATTGAAGATGCCTTGCTGAATCTTGATACTGAGCAGGGAAATACAGAGGAAACAGCAGAGGAATTAGAAGCTGCATCATTGCTGAAAAGTGGAGTTTTGTCTATTCTTCAGTGCAAGATAGGGGGGGTGGCTGGTTGCTACCCTTTCGAAAATCTTCGAACTGCAGTTGATATACTCTTTTTATGTGGAAGTTCTGACTTGGTGGTTGCAAAGCAAGCAATT CTTCTCTATTATCTATTTGATAGACATTGGGAAATGCCCGATGAAACATGGAGACACTTTGTGGAAGATTTTGCTGCCACTTTTAGTATTACCAGGCACTCATTATTGGAATCTTTAGTTTTTTATCTGTTGGATGACCACACAGATGAGGCTCTGCAG GAAGCTTGTCGCCTTATTCCAGAGATCTCAGGCCCCACAACTCATCCCAAGATTGCACAAGTGTTCTTAGAAAGAAATAATCCGGATGCAGCTCTGATGGTTTTACGCTGGTCTGGGTGTGATGGTGGATTCCAGATGAAACCGGTTTCACTTAGCGAGGCTGTCACAGCTGTTCAGGTGAGGGTAGAGTGTGGACTTCTGACTGAAGCATTTACACACCAGAGAATGCTCTGCACGAAAGTCAAGGAGAAGAAGTTGAAGCATGTACCTTCTGGGAATGcttctgatgattttgaagGTGAATTCAGGAATTGGGAGAAATGGGTGGAGATATTGGTAACTGAAATCTGTTGCCTTTGTATTCGGAGGAACTTGGTAGATCGAATGATAGAGTTGCCATGGAATTCTGATGAGGAGAAACATATCCATAAGTGTCTGTTGGATTTTACTTATGAAGACCCTTCAATAACTACTGGAAATCTTCTTGTTGTATACTATCTTCAG CGCTACCGATATACTGAAGCATACCTAGTTGACCTTAAACTTAAGACTCTGGAGCAGGAGTTCGTTTCAAAGAATTCTGTTGGTGAAGAAGTTTTGTCTAGAATGAGATCAGCAATTGACTGGAGAGGAAGATTGATT GATAGATGCATGGAGTTGCTGCCAGAAGTCCAGAGGCAACTAGTGAAGTCTGGAAAATTGCCTGAGATTGCTGTTAGTTCTGGTGAAGAAGTTATAGTGCCAGCAAAATCTGATATTACTGATGTACAAGAGCCAACATCAACCAGTATATTGATTCCCTCATTTACCGATTCTTCTCTTTGTCGGGGGATGGACCATATGACTCCTCCCTTGAGGCCATCGGCCTTTGTAACTCCGAGAAGACTCCATGGGTCTTTCAACAATCATCGCTCTGAACTTGTCAAGCATGATACCCCATCAATTCTACATGGAAGGGGATTAAGACCTATAGGTAGCACCAACAAAGACTCCAAATTGGATGTCACAGTCACTCCTGAAACTCATCGAGTTAGTCCCATGAATGTGTCGCCATTGAGAGAAATTAACAAGGCTTACTTTGGCAATCTCCAAGACGCCTCGCCAGAAATGGAACACAGTGTTTTTATTAACCAATTCCAAAATACTTACAGGGTTAGTTCTAATCGAAAGGGCACACCTGGCAGCAATCATGGCTTGTTTAAAGATTCTGCAGGGGGCTTAAACACAAATTTGTCTGGTAAAAGAATCCAATCTGATAGAGATTATAGACTTTGGAATGCAGTCTCTTCAGATGATCAAATGGAATTCTCTCGGAG TCATGGAGAAAAGAGTTTTGCTGCTGCGGACAGGACTATGAACAGTGGACCAAGATGGAGATCAGATGAAACCAGTGACGAGGAAGAGGAGCAGAGTCCAGGAGGAAGTATGGGGATGTCTTATCAAACAACTCCCTCAAGGAGAATTAGGAGAAGCAGACTTACCAAGAGGTGA